In one window of Vanrija pseudolonga chromosome 5, complete sequence DNA:
- the YBT1_3 gene encoding ATP-dependent bile acid permease, which translates to MSHLASDSEILIRHDPVLDEKNPNIDRPVHLRAFRKNVRRCKIALAPGLIAAFLVGCAHATLLPSPTTWSIHAPADELVVTARWVGDIAILVLTAASIILLGVTLHLRPFPARLRPADLGHPENMGLHRFACVAIFLQCLLGIIVHLAPGVVYVVVTHKAAPHGGPADIVTSYAHLLGLFYSLIAVGCMRRGPKLQTYEPPIGSAFGARKTRLDDDNGKIRLPDDADLGTTGYEPQVADYASCSMLTFLTLGYTLALAKRSVQVEQLSLADIPMMEEWVRNSGDEYLRNVGPRGHDFTAYSSIGLIKALWIGREWPIIITFFLETLNTVISFVQVAALREVIGWFGTGQDTSYAYVMCWGLFLGQALEVMLSGYLWVRENYILHNPVRMTLLAIIYSKILRATDAKAMEAQHLTSEEDRKANKGRSQVMNLLTIDTGTVSSMASYIWSISNGLFRLAIGLYLLFSMVGVSAVVGLSIIPLITPLSVWIAKKIYQCDRSWARARDARTGALKEFLMGIKVIKLNGFEEYELRRIGGLRDIETSWQRWRYTLGTLFNIVADQVPHLAVLIMFVFYTKVLGNPLDPATAFVAMTVYFRVKSGLDAFTSAIDIFLSTKIALDRITNYLNQPEVIIDERNVSDTQISLDRASFTWPRAHDVAEGEVVFHMNNLNLSLPQGKLTLVCGPLGAGKTLFLRALLGEAKVTGGRIISPRSASDLVPIDSSLIKIRWNEDLWLENSVAYAPQMSYIRHGTVRDNILFGQPFWEERYNEVLRQCSLTTDLDILVDGDLTEVGEGGVNLSGGQKARINLARCVYSRARTIYLDDILSAVDAHTAQFLVEECFKGSLLRNRTVVLVSHHVDLVVKAAGFVVALTEGRVDQVGPPSDVRVASLIAMASPVQSKGRDLPQLAPEQEVPPPPDVTEVLDTFLELNEASSPLTPHFDLPTHLDEDLEDEEVALRNDPRVLYQDEHQESGHVRTSQYWMVFKATGGVFYWIVFVLLYVGSRAGWVFVNKVLEWWSGDPNPAHLDHYVLLYVSVNLLSIYFGGVRWVWLYGIGNVGFYSAGTKKIHRRLLASIGNAPLSFFETTPAGRILNVFGQDTQRLDSHTADDVGRTADAIIRVAFSMAVVALEAPIMMLFFVLFGIPVLFVSNGLGKLRTNLRRLSIMSYSPLISLFNDSIDGVVMLRAFGMPNVMAQSMKTILNRARSAETWNWITYNFIRAVVLTLSSVFLTATGFVLVGRDISAAKAGFILNFAAQMSGDCFDLLEKFIQLEQTFVSAERINHYIEDTPQESDDGIVPEPSWPAKGAITIRNLSFRYAPDLPDVLHDISLDILPGQRVGLVGATGSGKSTLALSLFRAVDPRKGYIAIDGLDIADVDLRALRTRINMVAQDGSLPSGTLRNALDISGERDDYQIYDALRRVHLLPETITEEEAKTNPFANLDTWVAVEGSNFSHGQRQLLCLARALLKHSRILVMDEATSSVDFETDAKITATIKEAFADTTMLVIAHRLATIVAYDRVLVLGRGRVLEYDRPLTLMKDPNTAFYALCKAQGDEEYRRLLKLAKASAA; encoded by the exons cgacgacatggtcgatccacgcgccggccgacgagctcgtcgtgaCTGCCCGCTGGGTCGGCGACATTGCCATCCTCGTCCTTACA GCCGCGAgcatcatcctcctcggcgtcacgcTTCACCTCCGCCCCTTTCCCGCCCGCCTGCGGCCAGCCGACCTCGGACACCCGGAGAACATGGGCCTGCACCGCTTCGCGTGTGTTGCCATCTTCCTCCAGTGTCTGCTGGGTATCatcgtccacctcgcccctgGGGTAGTGTATGTCGTGGTCACACACAAGGCCGCCCCGCACGGTGGACCGGCCGACATCGTCACCAGCTAcgcccacctcctcggcctgttCTACTCGCTCATCGCGGTCGGGTGCATGCGCCGCGGGCCCAAGCTGCAGACGTATGAGCCGCCCATTGGGTCCGCGTTCGGCGCGCGCAAGACGCgcctggacgacgacaacggcaagATCAGGCTGCCTgatgacgccgacctcggcacgaCGGGCTACGAGCCCCAGGTGGCCGACTATGCGAGCTGCTCCATGTTGACATTCCTGACCCTCGGCTAC actctcgccctcgccaagcgcTCCGTCCAGGTCGAACAGCTGTCCCTCGCCGATATCCCCATGATGGAGGAGTGGGTCCGAaacagcggcgacgagtaCCTCCGCAACGTTGGCCCCAGAGGGCACGACTTCACGGCGTACTCGAGCATCGGTCTGATTAAGGCTCTCTGGATCGGCCGCGAGTGGCCCATCATCATCA CCTTCTTCCTTGAGACCCTCAACACGGTCATCTCGTTCGTCCAAGTTGCCGCTCTCCGCGAGGTCATCGGATGGTTCGGCACTGGCCAGGATACGAGCTACGCCTACGTCATGTGCTGGGGCCTGTTCCTCggccaggcgctcgaggtcatgCTCAGCGGCTACCTCTGGGTACGCGAGAACTACATCCTCCACAACCCCGTCCGCAtgaccctcctcgccatcatctACTCCAAGATTCTGCGTGCGACAGACGCCAAGGCCATGGAGGCGCAGCACCTGACCTCGGAGGAGGACCGCAAGGCCAACAAGGGCCGAAGCCAGGTCATGAACCTGCTTACCATTGACACGGGCACCGTTTCGTCCATGGCCTCGTACATCTGGAGTATTTCCAACGGCCTGTTCAGGC TGGCGATCGGCTTGTACCTTCTCTTCTCTATGGTCGGCGTCAGTGCCGTTGTGGGTCTCTCGATCATCCCCTTGATCACCCCTCTGTCTGTCTGGATCGCCAAGAAGATCTATC AATGTGACCGATCGTGGGCACGGGCTCGCGACGCCCGAACTggcgcgctcaaggagtTCCTGATGGGTATCAAGGTCATCAAG CTCAACGGATTCGAAGAGTACGAGCTGCGGAGAATCGGCGGCCTGCGAGACATCGAGACGTCTTGGCAGCGATGGCGATACACCCTGGGCACGTTGTTCAACATCGTTGCCGACCAGGTCCCTCACTTGGCCGTCCTCATCATGTTCGTGTTCTACACCAAGGTTCTGGGCAATCCCCTGGACCCAGCTACCGCCTTTGTTGCCATGACCGTGTATTTCCGTGTCAAGT ccggcctcgacgccttcACCAGCGCCATCGACATCTTCCTGTCAACCAAGATTGCGCTTGATCGTATCACCAACTACCTCAACCAGCCCGAGGTCATCATCGACGAGCGCAATGTCTCGGACACTCAGATCTCGCTTGACCGTGCTTCGTTCACCTGGCCccgcgcgcacgacgtcgctGAAGGCGAGGTTGTCTTCCACATGAACAACCTCAACCTGTCTCTCCCTCAGGGCAAGCTGACGCTCGTTTGCGGACCTCTTGGAGCGGGCAAGACACTCTTC CTTCGGGCGCTTctcggcgaggccaaggtcacCGGAGGCAGGATCATTTCGCCACGCTCCGCTTCCGACCTTGTCCCAATCGACTCGTCCCTCATCAAGATCCGCTGGAACGAAGACCTCTGGCTCGAGAACTCGGTCGCCTACGCACCCCAGATGAGCTACATTCGCCACGGGACGGTGCGCGACAACATCCTGTTTGGCCAGCCGTTCTGGGAGGAGCGATACAACGAGGTGCTCCGCCAGTGCTCCCTCACCACCGACCTGGACATtcttgtcgacggcgacctgaccgaggttggcgagggTGGTGTCAATCTCAGTGGTGGGCAGAAGGCAAGGATCAACCTCGCGCGCTGTGTCTACTCTCGTGCGCGCACCATctacctcgacgacattctctccgccgtcgacgcgcacaCGGCCCAgttcctcgtcgaggaaTGCTTCAAGGGCAGTCTTCTCCGCAACCGAACTGTGGTGCTTGTCAGCCACCAcgttgacctcgtcgtcaaggccGCTGGCTTTGTCGTTGCGCTGACTGAGGGCCGCGTCGACCAAGTCGGTCCCCCCAGCGACGTCCGAGTGGCCAGCCTTATCGCCATGGCTTCGCCAGTCCAGAGCAAGGGCCGCGACCTTCCCCAATTAGCACCAGAGCAGGAAGTTCCACCTCCACCTGATGTCACAGAGGTGCTCGACACTttcctcgagctcaacgaGGCTTCGTCGCCGCTCACCCCGCATTTCGACCTCCCAACACATCtggacgaggacctcgaggacgaaGAGGTGGCTCTGCGGAACGACCCGCGCGTTCTTTACCAGGACGAGCACCAGGAGTCTGGCCATGTCCGCACCAGCCAGTACTGGATGGTGTTCAAGGCGACCGGCGGTGTCTTCTATTGGATCGTCTTCGTCTTGCTGTACGTCGGCTCCCGTGCTGGCTGGGTGTTTGTGAACAAGGTGCTCGAGTGGTGGTCTGGCGACCCCAACCCGGCTCACCTGGACCACTACGTCCTACTCTACGTCTCGGTCAACCTCCTGTCCATCTACTTTGGTGGCGTGCGCTGGGTTTGGCTGTACGGTATCGGCAACGTGGGTTTCTACTCGGCGGGTACTAAGAAGATTCATCGCCGTCTTCTGGCTTCGATCGGAAACGCGCCACTCTCGTTCTTCGAGACCACGCCCGCGGGTCGCATCTTGAACGTCTTTGGCCAGGACACGCAGCGACTGGACTCTCACACGGCTGATGACGTTGGAC GTACCGCGGATGCTATAATCCGTGTGGCCTTCTCCATGGCTGTTGTGGCTCTCGAGGCTCCG atTATGATGCTGTTCTTCGTCTTGTTCGGCATCCCGGTGCTCTTTGTCTCGAACGG GCTGGGCAAGCTTCGAACCAATCTCCGCCGCTTATCCATCATGTCATACTCGCCGCTCATCAGTCTGTTCAACGACTCGATCGACGGTGTGGTCATGCTGCGCGC ATTCGGCATGCCGAACGTGATGGCCCAGTCGATGAAGACAATTCTGAACCGCGCACGGTCTGCCGAGACCTGGAACTGGATCACGTACAACTTCATCCGAGCGGTTGTCCTCACCCTGTCGAGCGTCTTCCTGACTGCGACTGGTTTCGTCCTCGTTGGACGCGACATCTccgccgccaaggctggTTTCATCCTCAACTTTGCCGCCCAGATGTCCGGCGACTGCTTTGACTTGCTGGAGAAGTTCATTCAGCTCGAGCAGACGTTTgtgagcgccgagcgcatcaACCACTACATCGAGGACACGCCACAGGAGAGTGACGACGGCATTGTTCCGGAGCCATCATGGCCTGCCAAGGGTGCTATCACCATCCGCAACCTCAGTTTCCGGTACGCGCCAGACCTCCCAGACGTACTCCACGATATCTCGCTCGACATCCTCCCCGGTCAGCGAGTCGGCTTGGTCGGCGCGACAGGATCAGGCAAGTCTACGCTCGCGCTAAGCCTGTTCCGAGCTGTCGACCCCCGCAAGGGTTACATTGCAATCGACGGGCTCGACATTGCGGACGTCGATCTGAGAGCATTGCGCACTAGGATCAACATGGTTGCTCAGGACGGCAGCCTACCCTCTGGCACGTTGCGCAACGCCCTAGACATAtcgggcgagcgcgacgactaCCAGATCTATGACGCTCTGAGGCGTGTCCACCTTCTTCCCGAGAccatcaccgaggaggaggccaagacgAACCCGTTCGCCAATCTTGACACCTGGGTCGCAGTTG AGGGCTCCAACTTCAGTCACGGTCAGCGCCAGCTTCTCTGTCTCGCTCGTGCCCTGCTCAAGCACTCGAGAATCCTTGTCATGGACGAGGCTACCTCGTCTGTGGACTTTGA GACCGACGCCAAGATCACCGCGACCATCAAGGAGGCGTTCGCCGACACGACCATGCTCGTGATCGcgcaccgcctcgccacGATTGTAGCCTACGaccgcgtgctcgtcctcggacgCGGCAGGGTGCTCGAGTACGACCGCCCCCTAACACTCATGAAGGACCCGAACACGGCGTTCTACGCCCTGTGCAAGGcgcagggcgacgaggagtaCCGCCGtctcctcaagctcgccaaggcctcGGCCGCTTAA